Proteins found in one Acidobacteriota bacterium genomic segment:
- a CDS encoding PQQ-binding-like beta-propeller repeat protein: MSAMMTKRRKTVCVCGVALLVGAGFAVVPASAENWPTWRGPTRDGVSSETGLPVEWDTERNIAWKLEMPTRSGSTPIIWNERIFLNVAVDDDNIELWALDRADGTVLWQRHLSDGNRRLQKQNLSSPSPVTDGERVWVMTGTGILTAFDFEGNQLWRRDIQASYGRFGLNWGYASSPLLHDGALYVQVLHGMRTDDPSYLLRIDAATGETAWRVERPTQARRESPDSYSTPALLRYDGVTEIVLTGGDAVTGHDPETGDELWRADGLNPRREGNYRIVSSPFVRDGVIYAPTRVRPMLALRPGGRGDVLETHVLWRTDDGPDVPSPLSDGEHLYVVNDRGIVYVMDAKTGEPVYGPERLSRGTYSASPVLADGKIYVTNENGVTSVFRAGPEFELLAENDFDDYCLSSPAVSEGQIFIRTTGHLYAIGERR; this comes from the coding sequence ATGAGCGCCATGATGACGAAGCGGCGGAAGACGGTGTGCGTGTGCGGCGTGGCTTTGCTTGTTGGCGCCGGGTTTGCGGTAGTTCCCGCCTCGGCGGAGAACTGGCCGACCTGGCGGGGCCCGACGCGGGACGGCGTGAGCTCCGAGACCGGGTTGCCGGTCGAGTGGGACACCGAGCGGAACATCGCGTGGAAGCTGGAAATGCCCACCCGGTCGGGCTCGACGCCAATCATCTGGAACGAACGGATCTTCCTGAACGTTGCCGTCGACGACGACAACATCGAGCTCTGGGCGCTCGACCGGGCGGATGGAACGGTGTTGTGGCAACGCCACCTGAGCGACGGGAACCGGCGGCTGCAGAAGCAGAACCTGTCGTCGCCGTCACCGGTGACGGACGGCGAGCGGGTCTGGGTGATGACCGGCACCGGGATCCTGACGGCGTTCGACTTCGAGGGCAATCAACTGTGGCGGCGCGACATTCAGGCGTCGTACGGACGGTTCGGGCTGAACTGGGGCTACGCCTCGTCGCCGCTCCTTCACGACGGCGCCCTCTACGTTCAGGTGCTGCACGGCATGCGGACCGACGATCCGTCGTACCTGCTGCGGATCGACGCCGCAACCGGCGAGACGGCCTGGCGCGTGGAGCGGCCGACCCAGGCGCGCCGCGAGTCACCCGACTCCTACAGCACGCCGGCCCTGCTCCGGTACGACGGCGTCACCGAGATCGTCCTGACCGGGGGTGATGCGGTGACCGGGCACGATCCGGAGACGGGCGACGAACTGTGGCGCGCCGACGGGCTGAACCCGCGGCGCGAAGGGAACTACCGGATCGTCTCGTCGCCCTTCGTTCGTGACGGCGTCATCTACGCCCCGACCCGCGTCCGGCCGATGCTCGCGCTGCGTCCGGGCGGCCGGGGCGACGTGCTCGAGACGCATGTCCTCTGGCGGACCGACGACGGCCCGGACGTCCCGTCACCGTTGAGCGACGGCGAGCACCTCTACGTGGTGAACGACCGCGGCATCGTCTACGTCATGGACGCGAAGACGGGCGAGCCGGTGTACGGACCGGAGCGGCTCAGCCGCGGCACCTACAGCGCCTCTCCCGTGCTGGCCGACGGCAAGATCTATGTGACCAACGAGAATGGCGTCACCTCGGTCTTCCGCGCCGGACCGGAGTTCGAGCTGCTGGCGGAGAACGACTTCGACGACTACTGCCTCAGTTCGCCGGCGGTCTCCGAGGGACAGATCTTCATCCGGACGACCGGGCACCTGTACGCCATCGGCGAGCGCCGATGA